One stretch of Streptomyces sp. R21 DNA includes these proteins:
- a CDS encoding trypsin-like peptidase domain-containing protein → MNEGKPTKAKWWSRPRPHGAGTPDTTVADGAGGGDYELDRPAPSQASTAVGAGSGGDFELEAPDSAPIPAHQERAAGAETGDVPSDAVPSGWAPAAGSDEGFGPDAAAPAHQGHVPGAEPGDMASHEVGAVARLEAQGTHAHAPAGPHTGPAASLPADADTTLLTGTDADLAPGTGTGLVPGSDSDLAPGTDAGLAPATHTNLAPAADANLATGPATTPLDRPKPLHAPDPYGTPPYGEPGPWAPAPPVQHPAAGTPAHGTPAHDTPAPVPLPHSTPAHGTPAPSAPVPTPLPSAPQPPPTPAPWQNYDPWAAPGPLQQTGVAVASKAQRRKRAKKALVLGALVLALVSGGVGGAVGAYLERNGGLGDVELPQAGAEAPGRAPDSVAGIAARALPSVVTLHVRGSDAEGTGTGFVLDTRGHILTNNHVVEAAGTGGEISVAFSGGETAKATVVGRDSGYDLAVVRVTGVSGLKPLPLGNSDNVRVGDPVVAIGAPFDLANTVTSGIISAKERPITAGGEGASGSDVSYVDALQTDAPINPGNSGGPLLDSKARVIGINSAIRSADSGSGTDGGQAGSIGLGFAIPVNQAKRVAEELINTGKATHPVIGVTLDMDYTGDGARVGLKGNDGGPAVTADGPGDKAGIKSGDVITEVDGQRVHSGEELIVKTRTHRPGDRLELTLQRDGTEKKLTLVLGSAGGN, encoded by the coding sequence ATGAACGAGGGGAAACCCACGAAGGCGAAGTGGTGGAGCCGGCCCCGGCCGCACGGCGCGGGGACGCCCGACACCACCGTCGCCGACGGCGCCGGCGGGGGCGACTACGAGCTGGACCGTCCCGCGCCGAGCCAGGCCTCGACAGCGGTGGGCGCCGGGTCCGGCGGTGACTTCGAGCTGGAGGCTCCGGATTCCGCTCCGATACCGGCGCACCAGGAGCGTGCGGCGGGTGCGGAGACGGGTGACGTGCCGTCCGACGCGGTGCCGTCCGGCTGGGCGCCTGCCGCCGGGTCCGACGAGGGGTTCGGGCCGGACGCTGCGGCTCCGGCGCACCAAGGGCATGTTCCGGGCGCCGAGCCGGGCGACATGGCGTCCCACGAGGTGGGCGCCGTAGCGCGGCTCGAAGCCCAGGGCACGCACGCGCACGCCCCGGCGGGGCCGCACACGGGCCCCGCCGCGAGCCTTCCGGCGGACGCCGACACGACGCTCCTGACCGGTACGGACGCGGACCTCGCGCCCGGCACCGGCACAGGCCTCGTGCCCGGTTCCGACTCCGACCTCGCGCCCGGCACCGATGCGGGCCTCGCGCCCGCCACCCACACGAACCTCGCGCCCGCGGCCGACGCAAACCTCGCGACCGGTCCCGCCACCACCCCCCTCGACCGCCCCAAGCCCCTGCACGCCCCCGACCCCTACGGCACCCCTCCGTACGGTGAGCCCGGTCCATGGGCGCCCGCCCCGCCCGTCCAGCACCCGGCGGCGGGCACGCCTGCCCACGGAACGCCGGCCCACGACACCCCCGCCCCCGTACCCCTCCCGCACAGCACCCCCGCCCACGGAACCCCCGCGCCCAGCGCCCCCGTCCCCACCCCTCTTCCGAGCGCTCCGCAGCCACCCCCCACCCCCGCCCCCTGGCAGAACTACGACCCCTGGGCCGCCCCCGGCCCGCTCCAGCAGACGGGGGTCGCCGTCGCCAGCAAGGCTCAGCGGCGCAAGAGGGCGAAGAAGGCGCTGGTGCTCGGGGCGCTGGTGCTCGCGCTCGTTTCCGGAGGTGTCGGTGGCGCCGTGGGGGCCTATCTGGAGCGCAACGGTGGGCTCGGGGACGTAGAGCTGCCGCAGGCCGGTGCGGAGGCTCCGGGGCGGGCTCCGGACAGCGTGGCGGGCATCGCGGCCCGCGCGCTGCCCAGCGTCGTCACCCTGCATGTGCGCGGGAGCGACGCGGAGGGCACCGGCACCGGCTTCGTGCTCGACACCCGGGGGCACATCCTCACCAACAACCACGTGGTCGAAGCGGCCGGCACCGGCGGCGAGATATCCGTGGCCTTCAGCGGCGGCGAGACCGCCAAGGCCACCGTCGTCGGGCGCGACAGCGGGTACGACCTCGCCGTCGTCAGGGTCACCGGCGTCAGCGGGCTCAAGCCCCTGCCGCTCGGCAACTCCGACAACGTCCGGGTCGGCGACCCCGTCGTCGCCATCGGCGCGCCCTTCGACCTCGCCAACACCGTCACCTCCGGCATCATCAGTGCCAAGGAGCGGCCCATCACGGCGGGCGGCGAGGGAGCGAGCGGCAGTGACGTGTCGTACGTCGACGCCCTGCAGACCGACGCCCCGATCAACCCCGGCAACTCCGGCGGGCCGCTGCTCGACTCCAAGGCCCGCGTCATCGGCATCAACAGCGCGATCCGGTCCGCCGACAGCGGCTCCGGCACGGACGGCGGTCAGGCCGGTTCGATCGGGCTCGGCTTCGCCATCCCCGTCAACCAGGCCAAGCGCGTCGCCGAGGAGCTGATCAACACGGGCAAGGCGACCCACCCCGTGATCGGCGTGACGCTCGACATGGACTACACGGGCGACGGAGCCCGTGTCGGCCTCAAGGGCAACGACGGAGGTCCCGCGGTCACCGCGGACGGCCCCGGCGACAAGGCGGGCATCAAGTCGGGCGACGTCATCACCGAGGTCGACGGCCAGCGCGTGCACTCCGGCGAGGAGCTCATCGTCAAGACCCGCACCCACCGCCCCGGCGACCGCCTGGAACTGACTCTCCAGCGCGACGGTACGGAGAAGAAGCTCACCCTCGTCCTCGGCTCCGCCGGCGGCAACTGA
- a CDS encoding DivIVA domain-containing protein, which produces MFMFLFLVVALAVVVAAVTLAVVGGGESAPLPEAAPERLHDPLPEDRPVNRADVDSLRFPLAARGYRMADVDDALGRLGAEIGERDARISDLEAALAGARATTAPSLEKHGEHGGRVEDEQR; this is translated from the coding sequence ATGTTCATGTTCTTGTTCCTGGTCGTCGCGCTCGCCGTCGTGGTCGCCGCGGTGACCCTGGCCGTGGTCGGCGGCGGCGAGAGCGCGCCCCTGCCCGAGGCGGCGCCCGAGCGGCTCCACGACCCGCTGCCCGAGGACCGGCCGGTCAACCGCGCGGACGTGGACAGCCTGCGCTTCCCACTCGCCGCCCGCGGTTACCGCATGGCGGACGTCGACGACGCGCTCGGCCGCCTGGGCGCCGAGATCGGCGAGAGAGACGCCCGGATCTCCGACCTGGAGGCTGCGCTCGCCGGCGCCCGGGCGACCACCGCACCCTCGCTGGAGAAGCACGGGGAGCACGGCGGGCGCGTGGAGGACGAGCAGCGGTGA
- a CDS encoding enoyl-CoA hydratase/isomerase family protein, translating to MADTVLYEVSDGLATITLNRPEAMNAMNVEAKVAFRDAAQAAAADDSVRAVLLTAAGDRAFCVGQDLKEHVGGLLAARESGASEGVMSTVQEHYNPIVRALTGAAKPVVAAVNGVAAGAGFGFALAADYRVVADTASFNTSFAGVALTADSGISWTLPRVIGPSRAADLLLFPRSITAQEAYDLGIANRLVPSAELAAEGAKVARALAEGPTLAYAALKESLAYALSHSLDESLEKEDELQTRAGSSEDHMIAVNAFLAKEKPKYLGR from the coding sequence ATGGCCGACACCGTGCTCTACGAGGTGAGCGACGGGCTCGCGACGATCACGTTGAACCGCCCCGAGGCGATGAACGCGATGAACGTCGAGGCGAAGGTCGCCTTCCGGGACGCGGCGCAGGCGGCCGCTGCCGACGACTCGGTGCGGGCCGTGCTGCTGACCGCGGCCGGGGACCGGGCGTTCTGCGTGGGCCAGGACCTCAAGGAGCACGTCGGCGGGCTGCTCGCGGCGCGTGAGTCGGGCGCGAGCGAGGGCGTCATGAGCACCGTGCAGGAGCACTACAACCCGATCGTGCGCGCCCTGACCGGTGCGGCGAAGCCGGTGGTGGCGGCGGTGAACGGCGTCGCGGCCGGGGCCGGTTTCGGCTTCGCGCTCGCCGCGGACTACCGGGTCGTCGCGGACACGGCGTCCTTCAACACCTCGTTCGCCGGGGTCGCTCTGACCGCCGACTCGGGCATCTCCTGGACGCTGCCGCGGGTCATCGGCCCGAGCCGCGCCGCCGACCTGCTGCTCTTCCCCCGCAGCATCACCGCCCAGGAGGCCTACGACCTGGGCATCGCCAACCGGCTCGTGCCCTCCGCCGAGCTGGCCGCCGAGGGCGCGAAGGTGGCCCGCGCGCTGGCCGAGGGCCCGACCCTGGCGTACGCCGCGCTCAAGGAGTCCCTCGCCTACGCCCTCTCGCACTCCCTGGACGAGTCGCTGGAGAAGGAGGACGAACTGCAGACCCGCGCCGGCTCCTCCGAGGACCACATGATCGCGGTGAACGCGTTCCTCGCCAAGGAGAAGCCGAAGTACCTCGGGCGCTAG
- a CDS encoding ATP-binding protein, producing the protein MSLPLTRRIARVALLVAAGAAAGVGAAGSASAATELPAAPNLGGLTALDGAQVGNTVDGAAQSATGLAGNAGSKAVKKAVPAAGKTGGKAAKTATPAAQKVAGDAAGQAGGLLGDTAQTATGGGLPTDAVTKGGLPTEQLPLKGLPLG; encoded by the coding sequence ATGTCCCTCCCCCTGACCCGCCGGATCGCCCGTGTCGCGCTGCTCGTCGCAGCGGGAGCGGCAGCCGGGGTCGGTGCGGCCGGCTCCGCCAGCGCGGCGACCGAACTGCCGGCCGCCCCCAACCTCGGCGGCCTGACCGCCCTGGACGGGGCGCAGGTCGGCAACACCGTCGACGGTGCCGCCCAGAGCGCCACCGGGCTCGCGGGCAACGCCGGCAGCAAGGCGGTCAAGAAGGCGGTACCCGCCGCGGGCAAGACCGGCGGCAAGGCAGCGAAGACGGCGACACCGGCCGCGCAGAAGGTGGCCGGGGACGCGGCCGGGCAGGCCGGTGGGCTGCTCGGCGACACGGCGCAGACCGCGACGGGGGGTGGGCTTCCGACGGACGCGGTGACCAAGGGTGGGCTGCCGACGGAGCAGCTGCCGCTGAAGGGGCTGCCGCTCGGCTAG
- the dapE gene encoding succinyl-diaminopimelate desuccinylase, which translates to MADTPLDLALDAAQLTAQLVDFPSQSGSEKPLADAIETALRALPHLTVDRYGNNVVARTDLGRAERVILAGHIDTVPIAGNVPSRLDEDGVLWGCGTCDMKSGVAVQLRIAATVPAPNRDLTFVFYDNEEVAGHLNGLKHVSEAHPDWLAGDFAVLLEPTDNEVEGGCQGTLRVFLRTKGERAHSARAWMGSNAIHAAAPILARLAAYEPRRPVVDGLQFHEGLNAVRIEGGVATNVIPDACTVVVNFRYAPDRSEEEAEAFVRDFFADCGVDEFVVDDHTGAARPGLDHPAAAAFMAAVGGVARPKFGWTDVARFSALGVPAVNYSPGNPLLAHKVDERVQASLIPQAEEKLRSWLTS; encoded by the coding sequence ATGGCCGATACCCCGCTTGACCTCGCGCTGGACGCCGCGCAGCTCACCGCGCAGCTCGTCGACTTCCCCTCTCAGAGCGGCAGCGAGAAGCCGCTCGCGGACGCGATCGAGACGGCGCTGCGCGCCCTGCCGCACCTGACGGTGGACCGCTACGGCAACAACGTCGTGGCCCGCACCGACCTGGGCCGCGCCGAGCGCGTGATTCTCGCCGGGCATATCGACACGGTCCCGATCGCGGGCAACGTCCCCTCGCGCCTCGACGAGGACGGCGTTCTGTGGGGCTGCGGCACCTGCGACATGAAGTCCGGCGTCGCGGTCCAACTGCGCATCGCGGCCACCGTCCCCGCCCCCAACCGCGACCTCACCTTCGTCTTCTACGACAACGAAGAGGTCGCCGGACACCTCAACGGTCTGAAGCATGTGTCGGAGGCCCACCCCGACTGGCTGGCGGGTGACTTCGCGGTCCTCCTGGAGCCGACCGACAACGAGGTGGAGGGCGGCTGCCAGGGCACCCTGAGGGTGTTCCTGAGGACCAAGGGGGAGCGGGCGCACTCCGCGCGCGCGTGGATGGGCTCCAACGCGATCCACGCGGCCGCCCCGATCCTGGCCAGGCTGGCCGCCTACGAGCCGCGCAGGCCGGTCGTGGACGGCCTCCAGTTCCACGAGGGCCTCAACGCCGTACGCATCGAGGGCGGCGTGGCCACCAACGTCATCCCCGACGCGTGCACCGTCGTCGTCAACTTCCGCTACGCGCCCGACCGCAGCGAGGAGGAGGCCGAGGCCTTCGTCCGCGACTTCTTCGCCGACTGCGGTGTGGACGAGTTCGTCGTCGACGACCACACCGGCGCCGCCCGCCCCGGTCTCGACCATCCCGCGGCCGCGGCCTTCATGGCGGCCGTGGGCGGCGTGGCCCGTCCCAAGTTCGGCTGGACGGACGTCGCCCGCTTCAGCGCGCTCGGCGTGCCCGCGGTGAACTACAGCCCCGGCAACCCGCTCCTCGCCCACAAGGTCGACGAGCGCGTCCAGGCCTCCCTGATCCCGCAGGCCGAGGAGAAGCTGCGGTCCTGGCTGACGTCCTGA
- a CDS encoding O-methyltransferase, giving the protein MCGFPAPTDTVTPRQPRGQERVITGNRQTSWAFADAFVAEDEALRWARDRAREAGLRSVSPGTGAALRLLAATVDAKAVAEIGTGTGVSGIHLLHGMRPDGVLTTVDPEPERQQFARQAFRAAGFASNRARFIPGRALDVLPRLADAGYDLVFCDGDRLECLDYLAESLRLLRPGGLVVFEGVFADGRTVDSGPQPAEVGRLRELLRAVRESQELVPSLLPVGDGLLCAVKR; this is encoded by the coding sequence ATCTGCGGGTTCCCGGCACCAACGGATACAGTCACGCCCAGGCAACCACGGGGACAGGAGAGGGTCATTACCGGCAACCGGCAGACGAGCTGGGCGTTCGCCGACGCCTTTGTCGCCGAGGACGAGGCGCTGCGCTGGGCCCGCGACCGGGCTCGCGAGGCAGGCCTGCGCTCGGTGTCTCCCGGCACGGGCGCCGCGCTGCGGTTGCTCGCCGCCACGGTGGACGCCAAAGCGGTCGCGGAGATCGGCACCGGCACCGGCGTCTCCGGGATTCATCTGCTGCACGGCATGCGGCCGGACGGGGTACTGACCACCGTGGATCCGGAGCCGGAGCGCCAGCAGTTCGCCCGCCAGGCCTTCCGCGCCGCCGGTTTCGCCAGCAACCGAGCCCGCTTCATCCCCGGCCGCGCCCTGGACGTACTGCCCCGCCTCGCGGACGCCGGATACGACCTCGTCTTCTGCGACGGCGACCGTCTGGAGTGCCTGGACTACCTCGCTGAATCGTTGCGCCTGCTGCGCCCGGGCGGGCTCGTGGTCTTCGAGGGCGTCTTCGCGGACGGCCGTACGGTCGACTCGGGACCACAGCCCGCGGAGGTCGGACGGCTGCGCGAGCTGCTGCGCGCGGTGCGCGAGAGCCAGGAGCTGGTCCCCTCGCTGCTGCCGGTGGGCGACGGCCTGCTGTGCGCGGTCAAGCGCTGA
- a CDS encoding DUF3117 domain-containing protein encodes MAAMKPRTGDGPLEVTKEGRGIVMRVPLEGGGRLVVELTPDEADALGDALKKVVG; translated from the coding sequence ATGGCGGCCATGAAGCCGCGGACGGGCGATGGCCCGCTCGAGGTGACCAAGGAGGGGCGGGGCATCGTCATGCGCGTTCCGCTCGAAGGCGGCGGTCGGCTCGTCGTCGAGCTGACCCCTGACGAGGCCGACGCGCTCGGCGACGCCCTCAAGAAGGTCGTCGGCTGA
- a CDS encoding heavy metal transporter, translating to MPEPSPSSFRRGRLLRSGAAVVVLLALAGYLAVQYVTGGTGAPRCEVVSGKGDGASFEFAPEQAVNAATISAVGTARGMPERAVTIALATALQESGLRNIQHGDRDSLGLFQQRPSQGWGTKKQIMDPTYAAGVFYEHLAKVTGYSRLPLTVAAQRVQRSGYPQAYAKHEPDATLLAAALTGRAAATLTCDGRPGADPTGGADSVRAALVRDFGRDVLQEAGAEVGAGATTSPSPSPTGADGDGRTVTVPVPTGTTAGTTLRQRGWELAHWAVANSSALHIVRVSYAGRQWTAGNTDSEWRRATADKSGSVKPDAEVRIVTGQ from the coding sequence GTGCCAGAGCCGTCACCCTCCTCCTTCCGGCGCGGCCGCCTCCTCCGTTCCGGGGCGGCCGTCGTGGTCCTGCTCGCCCTCGCGGGCTATCTCGCGGTGCAGTACGTCACCGGTGGCACCGGTGCGCCGCGCTGCGAGGTCGTCTCCGGCAAGGGTGACGGGGCGTCGTTCGAGTTCGCGCCGGAACAGGCGGTGAACGCGGCGACGATCTCGGCGGTCGGCACCGCGCGCGGCATGCCCGAGCGCGCTGTCACCATCGCGCTCGCCACCGCCCTCCAGGAGTCGGGACTGCGCAACATCCAGCACGGCGACCGCGATTCGCTCGGCCTGTTCCAGCAGCGGCCCTCGCAGGGCTGGGGCACGAAGAAGCAGATCATGGACCCGACGTACGCGGCGGGTGTCTTCTACGAGCACCTGGCCAAGGTGACCGGCTACTCGCGGCTGCCGCTCACGGTCGCCGCGCAGCGCGTGCAGCGCAGCGGCTATCCGCAGGCGTACGCGAAGCACGAGCCGGACGCCACGCTGCTGGCAGCGGCCCTGACCGGCCGGGCGGCGGCCACGCTGACCTGCGACGGGAGGCCCGGCGCCGACCCGACCGGCGGCGCGGACTCGGTGCGCGCCGCGCTCGTACGGGACTTCGGGCGCGATGTGCTGCAAGAGGCGGGCGCGGAAGTGGGCGCCGGGGCCACCACCTCGCCGTCGCCTTCGCCGACGGGCGCCGACGGCGACGGCCGCACCGTGACCGTCCCCGTGCCCACGGGGACCACGGCCGGGACGACGCTCCGCCAGCGCGGCTGGGAGCTGGCGCACTGGGCCGTGGCCAACTCGTCCGCGCTGCACATCGTCCGGGTCTCGTACGCGGGCCGGCAGTGGACGGCCGGGAACACCGACAGCGAGTGGCGTCGCGCCACCGCCGACAAGTCCGGCAGCGTGAAGCCGGACGCCGAGGTCCGAATCGTCACTGGGCAGTAG
- the sigE gene encoding RNA polymerase sigma factor SigE, protein MLRRFLRSAGEPKSVINTADKFHTAAEAQTATFTTDAESQAWTPPTWEEIVSTHSGRVYRLAYRLTGNQHDAEDLTQEVFVRVFRSLSTYTPGTFEGWLHRITTNLFLDMVRRKQRIRFDALGDDAAERLPSREPSPQQVFNDAHFDADVQQALDTLAPEFRAAVVLCDIEGLSYEEIAATLGVKLGTVRSRIHRGRSQLRKALAHRSPEARAERRTFAVPGIPALGGGGATA, encoded by the coding sequence GTGCTGCGGCGCTTCCTCAGATCAGCGGGTGAGCCGAAATCCGTGATCAACACTGCTGACAAGTTCCACACTGCTGCCGAAGCGCAGACCGCGACGTTCACCACCGACGCGGAGTCGCAGGCGTGGACTCCGCCCACCTGGGAGGAGATCGTCAGCACGCACAGCGGCCGCGTCTACCGGCTCGCCTACCGCCTGACGGGAAACCAGCACGACGCCGAGGACCTGACCCAGGAAGTCTTCGTCCGGGTCTTCCGCTCGCTGTCCACGTACACGCCGGGCACCTTCGAGGGCTGGCTGCACCGCATCACCACCAACCTCTTCCTGGACATGGTCCGCCGCAAGCAGCGCATCCGCTTCGACGCCCTGGGCGACGACGCCGCCGAGCGCCTGCCCAGCCGCGAGCCGTCCCCGCAGCAGGTCTTCAACGACGCGCACTTCGACGCGGACGTCCAGCAGGCGCTGGACACCCTCGCGCCCGAGTTCCGCGCCGCGGTCGTCCTCTGCGACATCGAAGGACTGTCGTACGAGGAGATCGCCGCGACCCTGGGCGTCAAGCTCGGTACGGTCCGCAGCCGGATCCACCGCGGCCGCTCGCAGCTGCGCAAGGCCCTCGCGCACCGGTCCCCCGAGGCCCGCGCCGAGCGCCGCACCTTCGCCGTACCGGGAATTCCCGCGCTGGGAGGAGGGGGCGCGACCGCGTGA
- a CDS encoding zf-HC2 domain-containing protein, with amino-acid sequence MSGSRPTPAEQHLGDRLSALVDGELGHESRDRVLAHLATCAKCKAEADAQRRLKSVFAEMAPPPPSESFLARLQGLPGGGDSDDGSPLGGGGFGGRLPSGSGTTGVFGVRGEPFGYVPSGPHAGVLPPAAQRGFRIHDVNRHEAERSASRGLRFAFAAAGAVSLAAVALGGVSAGVPADTADARGGSGTGSNVTPARTPGAGAATPDSQRRRSVGPLLAQGQRGLGEAPVAPTEVSAPLLPGVPTPADRTQAAALTTPVVAGAAAMSPLIRPLTAPQPAVLTAWSAAPDITTPGLLAAPAPTSSPSFSPSPSSRTVR; translated from the coding sequence GTGAGTGGATCACGTCCTACGCCGGCAGAGCAGCACCTGGGAGACCGACTCTCCGCCCTGGTGGACGGGGAGCTCGGTCATGAGTCGCGCGACCGCGTCCTGGCACACCTCGCCACCTGCGCCAAGTGCAAGGCCGAGGCGGACGCGCAACGACGACTGAAGAGCGTCTTCGCGGAAATGGCCCCGCCACCGCCCTCCGAGAGCTTCCTGGCCCGACTCCAGGGGCTCCCCGGAGGTGGTGACTCCGACGACGGATCCCCGCTGGGCGGGGGAGGCTTCGGCGGAAGGCTCCCCTCCGGCTCCGGTACCACCGGAGTCTTCGGAGTAAGAGGCGAACCCTTCGGCTACGTGCCTTCGGGGCCGCACGCGGGCGTCCTGCCCCCCGCCGCGCAGCGCGGTTTCCGTATCCATGACGTCAACCGCCACGAAGCCGAGCGGTCGGCCTCGCGCGGGCTGCGGTTCGCCTTCGCCGCCGCCGGTGCGGTGTCGTTGGCCGCGGTCGCGCTCGGCGGGGTGTCGGCCGGGGTTCCGGCGGACACCGCGGACGCACGGGGTGGCTCCGGGACCGGAAGCAATGTGACACCGGCGCGCACCCCGGGCGCCGGGGCCGCGACGCCCGACTCGCAGCGCCGCCGGTCCGTCGGGCCGCTGCTCGCCCAGGGCCAGCGCGGGCTCGGCGAGGCCCCGGTGGCGCCGACCGAGGTGTCCGCGCCGCTGCTGCCCGGAGTCCCCACTCCGGCGGACCGCACCCAGGCCGCCGCGCTGACCACCCCCGTGGTGGCCGGAGCCGCCGCCATGTCCCCGCTCATACGTCCGCTCACGGCCCCCCAACCGGCCGTGCTGACCGCATGGTCGGCGGCACCCGACATCACCACGCCGGGCCTGCTCGCCGCTCCGGCGCCCACCTCGTCCCCCTCTTTCTCCCCGTCCCCCTCCTCCCGCACCGTCCGCTGA
- the folP gene encoding dihydropteroate synthase translates to MLRLGRREFDAHEPVIMAIVNRTPDSFYDQGATFRDEPALARVEQAVAEGAAIIDIGGVKAGPGEEVTAEEEARRTVGFVAEVRRRFPDVVISVDTWRHEVGEAVCEAGADLLNDAWGGVDPRLAEVAARYRVGLVCTHAGESEPRTRPHRVTYDDVMADILRVTLGLAERAVSLGVPRESVMIDPGHDFGKNTRHSLEATRRLGEMVDTGWPVLVSLSNKDFVGETLDKPVKERVVGTLATTAVSAWLGAQVYRVHEVAETRQVLDMVASIAGHRPPAVARRGLA, encoded by the coding sequence ATGCTCAGGCTGGGCAGGCGTGAATTCGACGCGCACGAGCCGGTGATCATGGCGATCGTGAACCGGACCCCGGACTCCTTCTACGACCAGGGGGCCACCTTCCGCGACGAGCCCGCCCTCGCGCGCGTGGAGCAGGCGGTCGCCGAGGGCGCCGCCATCATCGACATCGGCGGGGTCAAGGCCGGTCCGGGCGAAGAGGTGACCGCCGAGGAGGAGGCGCGGCGGACGGTCGGCTTCGTCGCCGAGGTGCGGCGCCGCTTCCCCGACGTGGTCATCAGCGTCGACACCTGGCGGCACGAGGTCGGCGAGGCCGTGTGCGAGGCCGGGGCCGATCTCCTCAACGACGCCTGGGGCGGGGTGGATCCGCGGCTGGCGGAGGTCGCCGCGCGGTACCGGGTGGGGCTCGTGTGCACGCACGCCGGTGAGTCCGAGCCTCGTACGCGCCCGCATCGGGTGACGTACGACGATGTCATGGCCGACATCCTGCGGGTCACCCTCGGACTCGCCGAGCGGGCCGTCTCGCTCGGGGTGCCCCGGGAGTCCGTGATGATCGATCCCGGGCACGACTTCGGGAAGAACACGCGGCACAGTCTTGAGGCGACGCGGCGGCTGGGCGAGATGGTCGACACGGGGTGGCCGGTGCTGGTCTCGCTGTCCAACAAGGACTTCGTGGGCGAGACGTTGGACAAACCGGTGAAGGAGCGGGTGGTGGGGACGCTGGCGACGACCGCGGTGTCCGCGTGGCTGGGGGCGCAGGTGTACCGGGTCCACGAGGTCGCGGAAACCCGGCAGGTGCTCGACATGGTCGCGTCCATCGCCGGGCACCGGCCTCCGGCGGTTGCCCGGCGCGGGCTCGCCTAG
- a CDS encoding TIGR00730 family Rossman fold protein: protein MATGNPEGSKQPPEEQRLGPVLRRRDQVQSSTTDQRLLDAGGPSDWVHTDPWRVLRIQSEFIEGFGTLAELPPAISVFGSARTPVDSPEYDAGVQLGRGLVEAGFAVITGGGPGAMEAANKGACEAKGISVGLGIELPFEQGLNQYVDIGLNFRYFFVRKMMFVKYAQGFVVLPGGLGTLDELFEALTLVQTQKVTRFPIVLFGTEYWSGLVDWLRNTLIAQGKASEKDLLLFHLTDDVDEAVALVSKEAGR, encoded by the coding sequence ATGGCTACCGGAAACCCCGAGGGCTCGAAGCAGCCACCGGAGGAGCAGCGGCTCGGCCCCGTGCTGCGCAGGCGGGACCAGGTGCAGTCGAGCACCACCGACCAGCGTCTCCTCGACGCGGGCGGCCCCTCCGACTGGGTGCACACCGACCCCTGGCGGGTCCTGCGCATCCAGTCGGAGTTCATCGAGGGCTTCGGCACCCTGGCCGAACTCCCGCCCGCGATCAGCGTGTTCGGCTCGGCCCGCACACCGGTGGACTCCCCGGAGTACGACGCGGGTGTTCAGCTCGGACGCGGCCTGGTGGAGGCCGGCTTCGCCGTCATCACCGGCGGCGGCCCCGGCGCCATGGAAGCCGCCAACAAGGGCGCCTGCGAGGCGAAGGGCATCTCCGTCGGCCTCGGCATCGAGCTTCCCTTCGAGCAGGGCCTGAACCAGTACGTCGACATCGGCCTCAACTTCCGGTACTTCTTCGTCCGCAAGATGATGTTCGTCAAGTACGCGCAGGGCTTCGTGGTCCTGCCCGGCGGCCTCGGCACTCTCGACGAACTCTTCGAGGCCCTCACCCTCGTCCAGACCCAGAAGGTCACCCGCTTCCCGATCGTCCTCTTCGGCACGGAGTACTGGAGCGGCCTGGTCGACTGGCTCAGAAACACCCTCATCGCCCAGGGCAAGGCCTCCGAAAAGGACCTTCTCCTGTTCCACCTGACGGACGATGTGGACGAGGCGGTGGCGTTGGTGTCGAAGGAGGCGGGCAGGTAG
- a CDS encoding DNA-3-methyladenine glycosylase I produces the protein MSDALAGSDGALRCPWALSTEDYVSYHDEEWGRPVHGDDELYERLCLEAFQSGLSWITILRRRPGFRAAFADFRIASVAAFTDADKERLLADAGIIRNRAKIEATMANARVLAAWAPGELDELIWSFAPDPAGRPAPKSLADVPAVTDESTALSKALKKRGIRFVGPTTAYALMQACGLVDDHLADCVARGR, from the coding sequence GTGAGCGACGCACTCGCGGGTTCCGACGGCGCGCTGCGCTGCCCCTGGGCCCTGTCGACCGAGGACTACGTGTCGTACCACGACGAGGAGTGGGGCCGCCCGGTCCACGGCGACGACGAGCTGTACGAGCGGCTGTGCCTGGAGGCCTTCCAGTCCGGCCTGTCCTGGATCACCATCCTGCGCCGCCGCCCGGGCTTCCGGGCCGCCTTCGCCGACTTCAGGATCGCCTCGGTGGCCGCCTTCACGGACGCCGACAAGGAGCGCCTCCTCGCGGACGCGGGCATCATCCGCAACCGCGCCAAGATCGAGGCGACGATGGCCAACGCGCGCGTGCTGGCCGCGTGGGCGCCGGGCGAGCTGGACGAGCTGATCTGGTCCTTCGCCCCGGACCCGGCCGGGCGCCCGGCGCCGAAGTCCCTCGCGGACGTTCCCGCCGTCACCGACGAGTCGACCGCCCTGTCCAAGGCGCTCAAGAAGCGCGGCATCCGCTTCGTCGGCCCGACCACGGCGTACGCGCTGATGCAGGCGTGCGGCCTGGTCGACGACCACCTGGCGGACTGCGTGGCCCGGGGGCGCTGA